The Desmodus rotundus isolate HL8 chromosome 13, HLdesRot8A.1, whole genome shotgun sequence genome has a window encoding:
- the SOHLH2 gene encoding spermatogenesis- and oogenesis-specific basic helix-loop-helix-containing protein 2: MTVCLQIQSVGHERNEVTSLRLDVLTGEVEAKIDVLLVGNVAAQPLADTVQRFFSSLAEVTVTVGDMQAAAELLAQREFHLVFLRMTSPAAGEQEAARSLRERIKHSCEQLRALVPGGKGRKNDAASVLEATVEHVKRVRDRIPPAVLGQITEALQSNRRFCKKQAPFQLPLPGPAMAPRENSALASTHPPVSEISFLANRCLNVYPTPASGGPSDDAVRGRSSSTPEQAVGEVHQGEAPSPAPSLSSFHAIRYCPTVVPSWDVAATTNQSVSGPLPRASTGPAPHCSAVLGQACTVPPACLVTSMKREKQ, from the exons ATGACCGTCTGCCTTCAGATTCAGTCTGTGGGACATGAAAGGAATGAGGTCACTTCTCTGAGGCTTGATGTCCTCACCGGTGAAGTGGAG gcAAAAATAGACGTCTTGCTTGTTGGGAATGTCGCTGCTCAGCCCCTGGCTGACacggtgcagaggttcttttcaAGTCTAGCAGAAGTCACCGTGACCGTGGGTGACATGCAGGCGGCAGCGGAGCTCCTGGCCCAGCGGGAGTTCCACCTGGTGTTCCTGAGGATGACGTCGCCGGCAGCTGGGGAGCAGGAGGCGGCCAGGTCCCTCAG GGAGCGCATCAAGCACAGCTGTGAGCAGCTGCGTGCCCTGGTGCCCGGCGGCAAGGGCAGGAAGAACGACGCGGCCTCCGTCCTCGAGGCCACGGTGGAGCATGTGAAGCGCGTCCGGGACCGAATCCCTCCAGCCGTCCTGGGCCAG aTTACGGAGGCGCTCCAGAGCAACAGGAGGTTTTGTAAGAAACAGGCGCCCTTCCAGCTGCCCCTCCCGGGCCCGGCCATGGCGCCAAG GGAAAACAGTGCGTTGGCCAGCACGCACCCACCAGTGAGTGAAATCAGTTTCCTGGCTAATAGGTGCTTGAATGtgtaccccaccccagcctctgggGGCCCCTCGGATGACGCTGTGAGAG GTCGGTCGAGCTCCACCCCAGAGCAGGCTGTCGGTGAGGTGCATCAAGGTGAAGCTCCCAGCCCAGCACCATCCCTCAGCTCCTTCCATGCCATCAGGTACTGTCCCACAGTCGTCCCCTCCTGGGACGTGGCTGCTACAACCAATCAGAGCGTCTCGGGGCCGCTGCCCAGAGCTTCCACGGGTCCTGCTCCACACTGCAGCGCTGTGCTGGGCCAGGCGTGCACAGTGCCTCCCGCCTGCCTG GTGACATCTATGAAACGGGAAAAACAGTGA